One segment of Rosa chinensis cultivar Old Blush chromosome 6, RchiOBHm-V2, whole genome shotgun sequence DNA contains the following:
- the LOC112174194 gene encoding chaperone protein dnaJ GFA2, mitochondrial: MAGFNGVRIVHWLARRSLSSKTLLNPTPSSSIYSRLLGGGAYRTFNTGLCNNHRVLGNHNVCSKNWFLGAAHANSTTVRSIHGTASVAARDYYDALGVSKTANASEIKKAYYGLAKKLHPDTNKDDPDAEKKFQEVQKAYEVLKDEEKRREYDEYGHDAFEERGNGNGNGFPGGFGSPFEDFFGRQGGGQDVNVILEISFMEAVKGCAKTVQFRAAVSCEACSGTGAPPGTKRESCKGCGGLGMTSMQTALGRMHMPCTQCRGTGKTFPILCNSCNGKRVLNGTKSVKLDIMPGIDSNETMRVFSNGGADPDGNQPGDLYVTIKVREDPVFRRQGANIHVDAVLSISQAILGGTIKVPTLTGDVLLKVSPATQPGQKVVLKKKGIKTRNSYSLGDQYVHFNVSIPTNLSQRQREIIQEFSKEASSKEEQEGVHDKRAAAGAS; encoded by the exons ATGGCTGGCTTCAATGGCGTCAGGATCGTCCACTGGCTCGCCCGtcgctctctctcctccaaaaCCCTCCTAAACCCTACACCCTCCTCCTCCATATACAGTAGGCTCCTTGGAGGTGGTGCTTACAGGACCTTCAACACTGGGCTTTGCAACAATCATAGGGTTTTAGGAAATCATAATG TTTGTAGTAAGAATTGGTTTCTTGGAGCTGCGCATGCTAATTCGACTACAGTGAGGTCGATTCATGGAACTG CATCAGTGGCTGCGAGAGATTACTATGATGCACTTGGTGTGAGCAAGACTGCAAATGCGTCGGAAATAAAGAAAGCCTATTATGGCCTGGCAAAGAAGCTCCATCCAGACACAAATAAAGATGATCCTGATGCCGAAAAGAAGTTTCAAGAAGTTCAAAAGGCTTATGAAGTTTTGAAGGATGAGGAGAAGCGTAGAGAGTATGACGAGTACGGCCATGATGCATTTGAAGAGAGAGGCAATGGCAACGGCAACGGCTTTCCCGGTGGTTTCGGCAGTCCATTTGAAGACTTTTTTGGCCGACAGGGTGGTGGACAGGATGTTAATGTAATTTTGGAGATATCCTTTATGGAAGCTGTTAAGGGATGTGCTAAAACTGTGCAATTTCGAGCTGCAGTTTCCTGTGAAGCTTGTAGTGGAACTGGTGCTCCTCCTGGCACCAAACGTGAATCATGTAAGGGCTGTGGGGGGTTAGGTATGACTTCCATGCAAACCGCCCTTGGTAGGATGCATATGCCTTGTACTCAGTGTAGAGGGACTGGCAAAACTTTCCCGATACTCTGCAACTCTTGCAATGGAAAGCGTGTCTTAAATGGAACGAAGTCAGTCAAGTTAGATATAATGCCAGGAATAGACAGCAATGAAACCATGCGGGTGTTCAGTAACGGTGGAGCTGATCCTGATGGAAATCAACCTGGTGATCTTTATGTTACCATTAAGGTTAGGGAAGACCCAGTTTTCCGGAGACAAGGTGCCAACATTCATGTAGATGCCGTTCTGAGTATCTCTCAG GCAATATTGGGAGGAACCATAAAGGTCCCTACTCTCACTGGAGATGTACTCCTAAAGGTCAGCCCTGCCACGCAACCTGGTCAGAAGGTAGTCCTGAAGAAGAAGGGGATCAAGACGAGGAACTCTTATTCATTGGGTGATCAATATGTGCACTTCAATGTCAGCATCCCAACAAATCTGTCTCAAAGACAACGTGAAATAATCCAAGAATTTTCCAAAGAAGCTTCTTCCAAAGAAGAACAGGAGGGGGTACATGATAAGCGTGCTGCTGCAGGAGCATCTTGA
- the LOC112173365 gene encoding cell division control protein 45 homolog — MVREQTVESFYSRLRESAIASSGSPLLIFPSTSDVDSLCALKIILHVLESDSVRYSCYPVSSFQEIHKYAGPDLCSSSENPICILLINWGCHRDLRRLLNLSPVARVFVVDSHRPIHLHNLSEQNDRVVVLYTLEDERQADLAYDIEDVSALANASDLNSDDELDGESDSDGDSDSESEEDEAGDGDGSRKKRRVSEEEDPVKLFGKLKKKYYHLGTFHGKPSGCLMYDLSHSLRKNTNELLWLSCVSLTDQFVHERLTDERYQAAVMELEQHINSSGNLEAVTSVTLKDGTKIRLPSSSRIAYEDEPRLMLLQEWNLFDSMICSSYIATKMKTWSDNGMKKLQLLIARMGIALVDCQQKFQFMNVEVKKRMRDQFEQFLPEYGLTDFYYRSFLRLHGYGSRVSAADVVYGVTALLESFVESDGSCAAKQFGVAYDALSLNNLDKLKAGMQKAIRVQRAIVRQGSRAVTKSGCIRSGRKFRWVKLEDSVDAKLLGYPQALTKLCYFVMDALKEKGARMKPLVCACLAQEAKKMIIVGVCGKPRLGAVKGNSFGIAFRTAAQEISAEFFHEMFESSWIILDSAQVNTFMMRLTDRL; from the coding sequence ATGGTTAGAGAGCAAACAGTGGAGTCTTTCTACTCGAGGCTCCGCGAATCGGCGATAGCCTCGTCGGGTTCTCCTCTGCTCATATTCCCATCTACTTCAGATGTGGACTCGCTCTGTGCCCTCAAAATCATTTTACATGTGCTTGAATCGGATTCGGTCCGGTACTCGTGTTATCCGGTGTCTTCGTTTCAGGAGATTCACAAGTACGCAGGGCCGGACCTGTGTTCGTCGTCGGAGAATCCGATTTGTATTCTTTTGATCAATTGGGGGTGTCACCGGGACCTGAGGAGGCTGCTCAATTTGTCCCCCGTGGCGCGTGTTTTCGTGGTGGACAGTCACCGGCCGATTCATTTGCATAATCTCAGTGAGCAGAATGATCGTGTGGTTGTGCTTTATACATTGGAAGACGAGAGGCAGGCGGATTTGGCCTATGATATTGAGGATGTTTCGGCTTTGGCTAATGCGAGTGACTTGAATAGTGATGATGAGCTTGATGGGGAGTCGGATAGTGATGGTGATAGTGATAGTGAGAGTGAGGAGGATGAAgctggggatggggatgggtcGAGGAAGAAAAGGAGGGTGTCTGAGGAAGAAGACCCGGTTAAGCTTTTTGGgaagttgaagaagaaataCTACCATTTGGGTACTTTTCATGGTAAGCCTTCGGGGTGTTTGATGTATGATCTGTCACATTCTTTGAGGAAGAACACGAATGAGTTGCTTTGGTTGTCTTGTGTTTCTTTAACGGATCAGTTTGTACACGAGAGGTTAACAGATGAGAGGTACCAGGCTGCGGTTATGGAGCTTGAGCAGCATATTAACAGTTCAGGGAATTTGGAGGCAGTGACTTCGGTGACTCTCAAAGACGGGACGAAGATTCGGCTGCCCAGTTCGTCTAGAATTGCATATGAAGATGAGCCTAGACTAATGCTGTTGCAGGAATGGAATTTATTTGATTCCATGATTTGTTCTTCCTACATTGCAACCAAAATGAAGACATGGAGTGACAACGGAATGAAAAAGCTCCAGCTTCTTATTGCAAGGATGGGAATTGCGCTGGTGGATTGCCAACAGAAGTTTCAGTTCATGAATGTTGAAGTGAAAAAAAGGATGAGAGATCAATTTGAACAGTTTTTACCCGAGTATGGACTCACTGATTTCTACTACCGGAGCTTTCTGCGGCTCCACGGTTATGGCTCAAGGGTATCAGCAGCAGATGTGGTGTATGGAGTTACAGCTTTGCTTGAATCGTTTGTAGAGTCAGATGGTTCCTGTGCTGCTAAGCAGTTTGGGGTAGCTTATGACGCACTGTCATTGAACAATCTTGATAAGCTGAAAGCTGGAATGCAGAAAGCAATTCGGGTACAAAGGGCAATTGTTAGACAAGGAAGTAGAGCAGTAACAAAGAGTGGTTGTATAAGAAGTGGAAGGAAATTTAGGTGGGTGAAACTTGAAGATTCTGTAGATGCGAAACTGTTGGGGTACCCCCAGGCATTGACTAAATTGTGCTATTTTGTGATGGATGCTCTGAAAGAGAAGGGAGCTAGAATGAAGCCTTTGGTTTGTGCCTGCTTGGCACAAGAAGCCAAAAAGATGATCATAGTTGGGGTTTGTGGGAAGCCTCGACTGGGAGCAGTTAAAGGAAATTCATTTGGAATTGCATTTCGAACTGCAGCTCAGGAGATTTCTGCAGAGTTCTTCCATGAGATGTTTGAGTCTTCATGGATCATCCTGGATTCAGCTCAAGTGAATACCTTTATGATGAGGTTGACTGATAGATTGTGA